The following are encoded together in the Novipirellula caenicola genome:
- a CDS encoding DUF2190 family protein, with protein sequence MPATFLHDGSTIDFVPADDVPAGSIVVLGELVGIRKFFVAAGQTGGLSVRGVFDVLKDPSTNIDVGTRLYWSTASWHVVKTSGGHPLLGKAIRPATPGSSIVRVLLTQ encoded by the coding sequence ATGCCCGCAACTTTCTTGCACGACGGTTCGACCATTGATTTCGTCCCCGCGGATGATGTACCCGCTGGTTCGATCGTTGTGCTGGGGGAACTTGTTGGGATCAGGAAATTCTTCGTTGCAGCCGGTCAGACCGGGGGACTTTCTGTTCGCGGTGTTTTTGACGTGCTGAAAGACCCGTCGACCAACATCGACGTCGGCACTCGGCTTTATTGGTCTACCGCCAGCTGGCATGTGGTCAAGACGAGTGGCGGTCACCCGCTGCTTGGCAAAGCGATCCGGCCTGCGACGCCGGGCAGCTCCATTGTTCGCGTCCTGCTGACGCAGTAA
- a CDS encoding phage tail tube protein, which translates to MSAEVVLGLDAVLTIDGAEIKNVKDLTVNLEKAEADASTRDNNGWRATVGTLKDASIEFTVLNKNGDTSFSMLQTLWSSGTPCDVDISDAGGSLTLTCEVMTFNVNQNLEEVVSADVTLKPTQSSSGNGMNVPAGSGT; encoded by the coding sequence ATGTCAGCAGAAGTAGTTCTCGGTCTCGACGCAGTGCTCACCATCGACGGTGCCGAAATCAAGAACGTCAAAGACTTGACGGTCAATCTCGAAAAAGCCGAAGCGGATGCGAGCACTCGTGACAACAACGGTTGGCGAGCCACCGTGGGCACACTAAAGGATGCCTCGATCGAGTTCACGGTCCTCAACAAGAATGGCGACACCTCGTTCTCAATGCTTCAGACGCTTTGGAGCAGTGGCACGCCCTGCGACGTCGACATCAGTGACGCCGGCGGTTCACTGACACTGACCTGCGAAGTCATGACCTTCAACGTCAACCAAAACCTCGAAGAAGTGGTCTCCGCCGACGTGACGCTCAAGCCAACCCAGTCCTCGTCTGGTAACGGTATGAATGTCCCGGCCGGTAGCGGAACGTAA
- a CDS encoding glycosyltransferase family 2 protein, which yields MRIQLSDVTFCVKTIHRPWSCHRLVESLCKHIAAANIIVVDDGQPEHRFLAAYPESAAKCQVIHPAEVDVGVGVGRNIAVDAVGTEFMFLLDDDHVVTPNLNFDKLIDRFDNLDVDILGVRQGSGGRPTMLSPLMKGRRIWMHRGEIRRNGHVAWCHMSSNAFLARTETIRSLRWDEELKTYEHWEFFYRAKLAHLQVAVAGDCFIRHAHVTSDAYRPLRERSKFRSMGLRKHGFHSMRYPGGQIVRA from the coding sequence ATGAGAATTCAGCTGTCCGACGTTACGTTCTGCGTCAAGACGATCCACCGCCCCTGGTCCTGCCACCGCTTGGTCGAGTCGCTGTGCAAGCACATCGCTGCAGCCAATATTATCGTGGTCGATGACGGACAGCCGGAGCACCGTTTTCTTGCCGCGTATCCCGAGTCCGCCGCGAAGTGCCAAGTCATTCACCCGGCCGAAGTCGACGTTGGCGTCGGAGTCGGTCGCAATATCGCGGTGGATGCGGTCGGCACCGAGTTCATGTTTCTTCTTGATGACGACCACGTCGTCACTCCGAACCTGAACTTCGACAAGCTCATCGATCGCTTCGATAACCTTGACGTTGATATTTTGGGTGTCCGGCAAGGATCCGGCGGCCGGCCGACGATGCTCTCGCCGTTGATGAAGGGCCGGCGAATTTGGATGCATCGCGGCGAGATCCGGCGAAACGGTCACGTCGCTTGGTGTCACATGTCCTCCAATGCGTTTCTCGCTCGCACCGAAACGATCCGGTCTCTTCGGTGGGACGAAGAACTGAAGACGTACGAGCACTGGGAATTCTTCTACCGTGCAAAGCTGGCTCACCTACAGGTGGCGGTCGCCGGCGATTGTTTCATTCGCCACGCCCACGTGACCAGCGACGCTTACCGCCCCCTCCGCGAACGATCAAAGTTCCGCTCGATGGGACTTCGTAAACACGGATTTCATTCGATGCGTTATCCCGGAGGCCAAATTGTCCGTGCGTGA
- a CDS encoding DUF2190 family protein, whose amino-acid sequence MSSAEFVYDGSAIDHTPDADLAMGEIVVQGDLVGITKRSIKADTLGAIAVEGVFDVPKTPASAVAFTVGQKVYVDGSNEPQTTATGNKLLGKAVLAAAADDDNVRVRLSQ is encoded by the coding sequence ATGTCTTCAGCAGAGTTCGTTTATGACGGATCGGCGATCGATCACACGCCTGACGCCGATCTCGCAATGGGTGAAATCGTGGTGCAGGGCGATCTCGTCGGCATCACTAAGCGGTCAATCAAAGCCGACACGCTTGGCGCGATCGCCGTCGAAGGCGTATTTGACGTTCCGAAGACTCCCGCCAGTGCCGTTGCATTCACCGTCGGTCAGAAGGTCTATGTCGACGGAAGCAACGAGCCGCAGACGACGGCTACCGGAAACAAGTTGCTCGGCAAAGCGGTGCTCGCCGCAGCCGCCGACGATGACAACGTGCGTGTGCGTCTGAGCCAATAA
- a CDS encoding phage tail tape measure protein, translated as MSQVRAGAAYVELLTKDAAFVKGLRSAQKRLQSFGQSTRLLGAKLMGFGTAAAAPLAGSVAIFSNFDDAMRGVAAITQATETQLESLRNTAKKLGATTSYSASEVASLMTELGRAGFKPEQIERMTAAVMNMARATGTDAAQASGIMAATIRQFSMEAGDATRVADGLTAAANRSFNTVESLGEALSYAGPVAADANMNLEETLAILGTLGNMGIQGSSAGNAMRRLLTISAAESEKFKTTFGVTTKDAKGNARSLVDILGEVAAATENMGTAEKAEKLNEVFGLLGITAASSIGKSVADTRKLYQELQNAGGVAAKTSEEMEGGLGGAFRILKSSIEGVAITIGESLEGSVTSMVNAFSRAASGVIEWINKNQKIVKIAAASAVAIIGIGAALFTLGSFAAAASFAVGGLASIFSFIGASIGVIVSAVGMLFTPLGLVVAAIAALGGYFLYSTGIAGQAIEYLGSVFEVLKAETLAAFGAIANALAAGDITAAADVLWSYLKLQWITGTTFLKAKWAEFTQYISDVWADSAYAIGDVLIGALSGLAGVWNDTLGFMADGWTILTSAVQKGWNNTIGFLKKGFLKLHELVDIAGDVAVQIGGVLINALAGVEKAWVETVDYLADTWTVFVGQVKSMWNSTVGFLKKAWIKLKALFDDDINVDVEMAKIDADTRAADAAEEQQRQQAIIQRQQRRAKRKEQIEANRIEMQKGIAAQLEARREAREGQDINADMRAIDAETDAKNAAVDQTKQRQFRENDAAQAARQNLIDDTTAGVQATLDQIRAESKAAREAGRPTAVDRDNDRNAEIAAAQADFDAAVERANNATAPSDENGKPKAEDALPVPPQPTALPKPGDVNVPPVDLPGIDDTELQPPNPKDLKLGLDREAKDSLEGFAKGPETEDSQTAAAGDFETLGLGLGSGARKLEQLRLEPVKDAGEVIVAPKLELPDKADAAVPADVPEPVKLEMPELAIEQPMLDIAAVNEALALVRQSLSEFDAALSGTTASLRLPASSGDGITDDMKRAIIATAENTRRLVERSQSGGLMFS; from the coding sequence ATGTCCCAAGTCCGCGCCGGAGCTGCATACGTCGAATTGCTGACGAAGGACGCAGCATTCGTCAAAGGCCTACGATCGGCTCAAAAACGTTTGCAATCGTTCGGTCAATCGACGCGATTGCTCGGTGCGAAACTGATGGGATTTGGTACTGCCGCCGCAGCCCCTCTGGCCGGCAGCGTCGCCATCTTCTCGAACTTCGACGATGCCATGCGAGGTGTCGCCGCCATTACTCAGGCGACCGAAACGCAGCTTGAGTCGCTCCGCAATACAGCTAAGAAGCTGGGAGCCACAACCAGCTACTCCGCTAGCGAAGTCGCTTCGCTAATGACGGAACTCGGTCGCGCTGGTTTCAAGCCGGAACAGATCGAACGCATGACTGCCGCCGTGATGAACATGGCTCGAGCGACGGGCACCGATGCGGCGCAGGCATCCGGCATCATGGCGGCAACAATCCGTCAGTTCAGTATGGAAGCCGGTGATGCCACTCGCGTCGCCGACGGACTGACCGCCGCAGCCAATAGGTCGTTCAACACTGTGGAGTCTCTCGGCGAAGCATTGTCGTACGCCGGCCCGGTCGCTGCGGACGCCAACATGAATCTCGAAGAGACGTTGGCGATCCTCGGAACACTTGGCAACATGGGCATCCAAGGTTCGTCGGCCGGTAACGCGATGCGCCGGCTGCTCACCATCAGTGCCGCCGAATCTGAGAAGTTTAAAACCACATTCGGTGTCACCACCAAAGATGCCAAGGGCAACGCCCGTTCGTTGGTCGACATCCTCGGCGAAGTTGCCGCAGCGACCGAAAACATGGGCACGGCGGAGAAGGCCGAGAAACTCAACGAAGTCTTCGGCTTGTTAGGCATCACTGCGGCCAGTTCGATCGGCAAGTCGGTGGCCGACACCCGCAAACTCTACCAGGAACTGCAAAACGCAGGCGGGGTCGCTGCCAAAACATCCGAGGAGATGGAAGGCGGCCTGGGCGGAGCGTTCCGCATTCTAAAATCCTCCATCGAGGGTGTGGCGATCACGATCGGCGAATCGCTCGAAGGTAGCGTCACCAGCATGGTCAACGCGTTCAGCCGCGCGGCGTCCGGCGTCATTGAGTGGATCAACAAGAACCAAAAGATCGTCAAAATTGCGGCGGCAAGTGCGGTCGCAATCATTGGTATCGGCGCCGCACTGTTCACTCTCGGTTCGTTTGCCGCTGCGGCATCCTTCGCCGTCGGAGGATTGGCCAGCATCTTTAGTTTCATTGGTGCCTCCATCGGAGTGATCGTCAGCGCGGTTGGGATGTTGTTCACGCCGTTGGGGCTAGTCGTCGCTGCCATCGCGGCGCTAGGTGGCTATTTCCTGTATTCCACCGGCATCGCCGGCCAAGCGATCGAGTATCTCGGCAGCGTCTTCGAAGTCCTCAAAGCGGAAACACTTGCCGCTTTTGGTGCGATCGCCAACGCTCTAGCCGCCGGCGACATCACCGCGGCGGCCGATGTGCTGTGGTCCTACCTGAAACTGCAGTGGATTACGGGCACCACTTTCTTGAAAGCAAAATGGGCCGAATTCACTCAGTACATCTCCGATGTCTGGGCAGACTCGGCGTATGCGATTGGCGATGTTTTGATCGGTGCATTATCGGGCCTCGCTGGCGTCTGGAACGACACGCTCGGATTCATGGCCGATGGTTGGACGATCCTCACCTCAGCCGTTCAAAAAGGCTGGAACAACACGATCGGCTTCCTCAAGAAGGGGTTTCTCAAACTGCACGAACTCGTTGATATCGCGGGCGATGTTGCAGTCCAGATAGGAGGCGTGTTGATCAACGCCCTTGCCGGCGTCGAAAAAGCCTGGGTGGAAACTGTCGACTACTTGGCCGACACCTGGACCGTGTTTGTTGGTCAGGTGAAATCAATGTGGAACTCCACCGTAGGATTTCTGAAGAAAGCCTGGATCAAGCTGAAGGCACTGTTCGACGATGACATCAACGTCGATGTTGAAATGGCAAAGATCGACGCTGACACCCGAGCAGCCGATGCAGCCGAAGAACAGCAGCGCCAACAAGCGATTATCCAGCGGCAACAACGTCGTGCAAAACGCAAAGAGCAGATCGAAGCCAACCGCATCGAGATGCAAAAAGGCATCGCTGCTCAGCTCGAAGCACGTCGCGAGGCTCGCGAGGGTCAGGACATCAATGCGGATATGCGGGCGATCGATGCCGAGACCGATGCTAAGAACGCGGCTGTCGATCAAACCAAGCAGCGGCAGTTTCGCGAAAACGACGCGGCTCAGGCAGCGCGTCAAAACCTGATTGACGATACGACCGCGGGTGTCCAGGCAACGCTGGATCAAATTCGTGCCGAATCCAAGGCCGCTCGAGAAGCGGGCCGGCCGACAGCCGTAGACCGCGACAACGATCGAAACGCGGAAATCGCTGCAGCACAAGCCGATTTTGATGCCGCCGTCGAACGTGCGAACAACGCCACGGCGCCGTCCGATGAGAACGGTAAGCCGAAAGCAGAAGATGCACTGCCGGTGCCACCTCAACCGACGGCTCTTCCCAAACCGGGCGATGTGAATGTTCCTCCCGTCGACCTTCCAGGCATCGATGACACTGAGCTGCAACCGCCAAACCCCAAGGATCTGAAACTCGGTCTCGATCGCGAGGCGAAGGATTCGCTTGAGGGTTTTGCAAAGGGGCCTGAAACGGAAGACTCCCAAACGGCCGCGGCCGGCGATTTTGAGACGCTCGGACTGGGGCTCGGAAGTGGCGCCCGAAAACTTGAGCAGCTCCGGTTGGAACCAGTGAAGGACGCTGGCGAAGTCATCGTCGCTCCTAAATTGGAGCTTCCTGACAAGGCGGATGCCGCGGTCCCCGCGGACGTCCCCGAGCCGGTTAAGCTCGAAATGCCTGAATTGGCAATCGAACAGCCAATGCTGGACATCGCAGCTGTTAACGAAGCTCTCGCTTTGGTGCGTCAGTCACTAAGCGAGTTCGATGCAGCGTTATCGGGCACAACCGCCTCGCTGCGATTGCCCGCCTCCTCAGGCGACGGCATCACTGACGATATGAAGCGAGCAATCATCGCGACCGCAGAAAACACGAGGCGACTCGTCGAACGTTCCCAATCGGGAGGCTTGATGTTCAGCTGA
- a CDS encoding sulfotransferase — MTTRIAIDRPIVERCFLMNLDRREDRLKEWMEQIPDPWPFPHPERFMAIDGRRVATPPQWRAGNGAWGCYRSHALILEKCLIERINSYVVFEDDAGFCEDFAQQLKAYVTELPADWGLAYLGGQHLYAGKHPPHKISEHVYRPYNVNRTHAFMVRGRENMKVLYRHLHWSDWHSKHHIDHHLGRLTQRRYQSLVQGKNVDKESIAVYAPDRWLVGQLPTKSNICGRKWEQTRFFNDARNADHSDAPFYAVLGPHRSGTSCVAMVMHHLGVHMGNQLGGYEATGGGEAVGLAQLCEKAMRFPAVDPTMSDEQLTQQLKSWIVTRKAEANRDKTVAGGKYPHLCRFVEHLHAGLGGSLKVISVERDIEASIRSLQNRSEKHRGQWFAANDEQCDRLQRSLMQHRDAFLEKHPEIDVFRIEFAELTTHPEEVIRNLIEFLGIQPTAEEIAAAIDHVDPQLRKHG; from the coding sequence ATGACAACGAGGATCGCGATTGATCGGCCGATCGTCGAGCGATGCTTTCTGATGAACCTCGATCGGCGTGAGGATCGCCTCAAAGAGTGGATGGAGCAAATTCCCGATCCCTGGCCGTTTCCTCATCCCGAGCGATTTATGGCGATCGACGGCCGCCGTGTCGCGACGCCGCCCCAGTGGCGTGCCGGGAATGGAGCTTGGGGTTGTTACCGTTCACACGCTTTAATCCTTGAAAAATGCCTGATCGAGCGTATAAATTCATATGTGGTCTTCGAAGACGACGCCGGGTTCTGCGAAGACTTCGCTCAACAACTCAAAGCCTACGTCACCGAGTTGCCGGCCGATTGGGGACTCGCGTATCTCGGTGGCCAGCATCTTTATGCCGGTAAACACCCGCCGCACAAAATCAGCGAGCACGTTTACCGGCCGTACAATGTCAATCGGACGCACGCCTTCATGGTCCGTGGTCGTGAAAATATGAAGGTTTTGTACCGACACCTTCATTGGAGTGATTGGCACTCGAAACACCACATCGATCATCATCTTGGGCGATTGACCCAGCGACGCTACCAATCACTTGTGCAAGGCAAGAACGTCGACAAAGAGTCGATCGCGGTCTACGCCCCCGACCGCTGGCTCGTCGGGCAACTACCAACCAAGTCCAATATCTGCGGTCGCAAGTGGGAACAGACACGCTTCTTCAACGACGCCCGCAATGCCGACCATTCGGACGCCCCGTTCTACGCCGTGCTCGGTCCCCATCGCTCGGGGACATCTTGCGTCGCCATGGTTATGCATCACCTTGGCGTCCATATGGGCAACCAGCTCGGTGGTTACGAAGCTACGGGTGGGGGCGAAGCCGTCGGATTGGCCCAGCTTTGTGAGAAGGCGATGCGATTTCCCGCCGTCGATCCCACGATGTCGGATGAGCAGCTCACGCAACAGCTGAAGTCATGGATCGTCACTCGCAAAGCGGAAGCGAATCGCGACAAGACAGTGGCCGGTGGCAAATACCCGCATCTCTGCCGATTTGTCGAGCATCTTCATGCTGGCCTCGGGGGTTCACTGAAGGTCATCAGTGTCGAGCGTGACATCGAGGCGTCGATTCGAAGCCTGCAAAACCGCTCCGAAAAACATCGAGGCCAATGGTTTGCTGCCAATGATGAACAATGCGATCGTCTCCAACGCAGCCTGATGCAGCACCGTGATGCATTCCTGGAAAAGCATCCTGAGATTGACGTCTTCCGCATCGAGTTCGCCGAGTTGACCACTCATCCCGAAGAGGTCATTCGCAATCTGATCGAATTCCTCGGCATCCAGCCAACGGCCGAAGAGATCGCGGCAGCAATCGATCACGTCGACCCCCAACTTCGCAAACACGGATGA
- a CDS encoding DUF1697 domain-containing protein, producing the protein MKTIWIALFRGINVGGKNKMQMAPLKTVMESIGCENVQTYIQSGNVVFESSLKSKKSLQTKLLDTVEEQFGFRSHLILLTKSELLKAIDSNPYADATADPKSLHFFFLDESPSDPDMDAIEGLRADSESCLLIDLVFYLHAPSGIGRSKVAAGAERKLGVAATARNFNTVKKLSEMINFR; encoded by the coding sequence TTGAAGACAATCTGGATTGCGCTGTTCCGAGGCATTAATGTGGGCGGCAAAAACAAGATGCAGATGGCACCGCTCAAGACAGTGATGGAGTCGATTGGTTGCGAGAACGTTCAGACCTACATCCAGAGCGGAAATGTAGTCTTTGAATCATCGCTAAAGTCAAAGAAGTCGCTCCAAACGAAGCTCCTCGATACTGTCGAGGAGCAATTTGGTTTTCGTTCGCACTTGATCTTGTTAACGAAAAGTGAATTACTAAAAGCAATCGATTCGAACCCGTATGCTGACGCGACGGCGGACCCTAAGTCGCTCCATTTTTTCTTTTTGGATGAGTCACCGAGTGATCCTGACATGGATGCCATTGAGGGACTGCGTGCCGATTCTGAATCCTGCTTGTTAATTGATTTGGTTTTCTATTTACATGCACCGAGCGGCATCGGCCGGTCCAAGGTTGCTGCTGGTGCCGAACGTAAGCTTGGCGTCGCTGCGACCGCAAGAAACTTTAACACCGTTAAAAAGTTATCGGAGATGATCAACTTTAGGTGA